Proteins encoded within one genomic window of Xiphophorus maculatus strain JP 163 A chromosome 11, X_maculatus-5.0-male, whole genome shotgun sequence:
- the LOC102235845 gene encoding hepatocyte cell adhesion molecule-like produces MQTEKDAPSNGKKIYHIFSLVVFGFLNSGEVGAVNTTIPNALIRGAVGGEALLSVRYSSFSLDLPVIKWQLQREKAVTVVQSIGTDIIGTLRPEYQDRILVFENGTLLLHNLRLSDDGTYDVEISITDDIFTGEGSITLTVDEPISRPYIHMEASSVLELSENFVLNCSHDNGTRTTYKWFKGGKPLANETRFVLSPDQKCLTISRVLMTDEDIYSCAVENPLGNMTSLPIRLAVYRRSSVYIMLSTGGIFILITLVTVCACWTPSKKSRQETRKSRMYGHSRHTQLKQKDDVLPKMTEHNGIKAVTSLYVLQQKEPSVDDSSSNSIGSPSELDSPPSYTTFPNYTNSLVRSGGTQAGSFPKCV; encoded by the exons ATGCAGACAGAGAAGGACGCTCCTTCCAACGGAAAAAAGATCTACCACATTTTTTCACTCGTCGTCTTTGGCTTCTTAAACTCAG GTGAGGTGGGAGCCGTGAACACGACCATCCCTAACGCTCTGATCAGAGGAGCGGTCGGGGGGGAGGCCCTCCTGTCGGTCCGCTACAGCAGCTTCAGCCTCGACCTGCCGGTTATCAAGTGGCAGCTCCAGAGGGAGAAGGCGGTCACCGTGGTCCAGTCCATCGGAACCGACATCATTGGGACCCTGAGGCCTGAGTATCAAGACCGGATTCTGGTGTTTGAGAACGGGACCCTGCTTCTCCACAACCTCAGACTGTCTGATGACGGGACTTACGACGTGGAGATCTCCATCACAGACGACATCTTTACTGGAGAGGGAAGCATCACACTCACTGTGGACG AGCCTATATCCAGGCCATACATCCACATGGAGGCCTCATCCGTCCTGGAGCTCAGCGAAAACTTTGTCCTTAACTGTTCTCATGACAACGGGACCAGAACCACTTACAAGTGGTTTAAAGGTGGGAAACCCCTGGCCAATGAAACACGATTTGTCCTGTCACCTGATCAGAAGTGCCTGACCATCAGTCGAGTGTTGATGACTGATGAGGATATCTACAGCTGCGCCGTGGAGAACCCACTGGGTAACATGACCAGCCTGCCAATCAGACTGGCCGTGTACA GAAGAAGCTCAGTCTACATCATGCTTTCCACAGGAGGAATCTTCATCCTCATCACCCTGGTGACAGTGTGTGCATGCTGGACTCCTTCTAAAAA GTCAAGACAGGAAACTAGAAAGTCCAGGATGTATGGTCATTCTCGTCATACACAGCTTAAACAGAAAg ATGATGTGCTTCCCAAAATGACGGAGCATAATGGGATAAAAGCAGTAACTTCCCTTTACGTCCTCCAACAAAAG GAACCCTCAGTGGACGACTCGTCCAGCAACAGCATTGGGTCTCCTTCTGAACTGGACAGCCCTCCATCCTACACAACTTTCCCCAACTACACAAACTCCCTTGTGCGGTCAGGTGGAACTCAAGCCGGCTCCTTCCCAAAGTGTGTCTGA